Proteins found in one Pieris napi chromosome 11, ilPieNapi1.2, whole genome shotgun sequence genomic segment:
- the LOC125054184 gene encoding uncharacterized protein LOC125054184 — protein sequence MNKTPTKLTDNSYVFTAKEITTPNKDSPGICRTVYAHVANLHNLLSDWEKLKEKGTKVTKSVSALKLHECTDDYYPHQLHPLMEMLLEALNGLRNIVEGVRIINKQLKALAALDKSNDRVIFTWTIQKFSTTVDEICTSLCKEIHLKETVTENLAHCRNESLIEVYVSAWELEAYYNTEMSAYLFADIGLLGIP from the exons atgaataaaacaccCACAAAACTCACTGATAACTCTTATGTTTTTACAGCAAAAG aaataaCTACACCCAACAAAGACAGTCCTGGCATATGTAGAACTGTATATGCCCATGTTGCCAATTTACACAATTTACTTAGCGATTGGGAGAAATTGAAGGAAAAAGGCACTAAAGTAACCAAGTCTGTGTCAGCTCTAAAGCTCCATGAGTGTACTGATGATTATTATCCACATCAGCTGCATCCTCTTATGGAGATGCTTTTAGAAGCATTAAATGGACTCCGTAATATTGTTGAAG gtgtgagaataattaacaaacaatTGAAAGCACTTGCTGCACTTGACAAATCAAATGATAGAGTAATATTTACATGGACAATTCAAAAGTTCTCAACAACTGTAGATGAAATATGTACCTCTTTATGCAAAGAAATTCATTTAAAGGAAACAGTGACAG AAAACCTTGCACACTGTAGAAATGAAAGCCTTATAGAAGTGTATGTGTCTGCGTGGGAACTAGAAGCCTATTACAACACTGAAATGAGTGCTTACTTATTTGCTGATATAGGATTATTGGGTATTCCGTGA
- the LOC125054187 gene encoding DNA-directed RNA polymerase II subunit Rpb4, whose amino-acid sequence MSGPIQDVIEEDAADLQFPKEFENAETLLISEVDMLLEHRKAQNESAEEEQEFSEVFMKTLTYTNMFKKFKNKETITAVRNLLQSKKLHKFEVASLANLCPETPEEAKALIPSLEGRFEDEELRILLDDIQTKRSIQY is encoded by the exons ATGTCTGGACCCATTCAAGATGTTATTGAAGAAGATGCCGCTGACCTACAATTTCCTAaag AATTCGAAAACGCTGAAACATTGCTCATATCGGAAGTTGACATGCTACTAGAACATAGAAAAGCACAAAATGAATCTGCTGAGGAAGAACAGGAATTTTCAGAAGTGTTTATGAAAACTCTAACATATACAAATATGTTCAAGAAGTTTAAAAACAAGGAAACTATAACTGCTGTAAGAAa ttTGTTGCAATCGAAGAAACTTCACAAATTTGAAGTTGCTAGTTTAGCAAATCTCTGTCCTGAAACACCAGAAGAAGCTAAGGCACTTATACCATCTTTGGAAGGAAGGTTTGAAGATGAAGAGTTAAGAATATTGCTAGATGATATTCAAACCAAGCGAagtattcaatattaa
- the LOC125054181 gene encoding protein FAM117B-like isoform X1 produces MSGRVRKQSDCPVGKQGPMRATLPVSSIMKPSGGFKKNTGNSPTLSPTNVWRRISPDHALSGQRSPGAVNYKGKGSSVIRRTASLDTLYQKGKWSRDYYLHAGQLQVDKSTQTDEGGGVSGRSSRGSEDDKLDRFLRSRLQRPHKPSGSGDFSAQSMSPGLWSRFSGGAVPLRAARSSVEGLNQEIERLVLCPASGTQTPHLDRLKDKVTPEGHRAPLADLLRRSVNTQTPHDLCHTAHSSDPPSRGSLSSAGSAELLATGGSVCSSPDLDGSKLGTSPQINRFLAREPPDGCEKVQVNLKSGDGTHTESVSVMKPSAPGFTLRPSVCSAFQPLQPHPPASD; encoded by the exons ATGTCGGGTCGCGTCCGAAAACAATCGGATTGCCCTGTGGGCAAGCAGGGTCCTATGAGAGCGACATTGCCGGTCTCTTCAATAATGAAACCAAGTGGCggattcaaaaaaaatactggcaACAGCCCCACTCTTTCACCCACCAATGTGTGGCGACGGATTTCCCCTGATCACGCTCTTTCCGGTCAGAGGAGCCCCGGAGCTGTCAACTATAAAG GTAAAGGATCCAGTGTAATTCGGCGCACAGCGTCCTTAGATACTTTGTATCAAAAAGGGAAATGGTCAAGAGACTACTATCTACATGCGGGGCAGTTACAAGTTGATAAATCCACTCAA ACTGATGAAGGAGGTGGTGTATCTGGAAGGTCATCAAGAGGCTCAGAAGATGATAAGCTAGATCGTTTTCTTCGTAGTCGTCTGCAGAGACCACACAAACCATCAGGATCAGGAGATTTTTCTGCACAGTCTATGAGTCCTGGACTAT GGTCCCGTTTTAGTGGTGGTGCAGTGCCCTTAAGGGCAGCTCGTTCCTCGGTGGAGGGTCTAAACCAGGAAATTGAAAGACTTGTACTTTGTCCAGCCAGCGGCACTCAGACTCCTCATCTTGATAGATTAAAGGATAAg GTGACACCTGAAGGTCACCGAGCTCCGCTGGCCGATCTCCTCCGGAGATCTGTCAACACTCAAACGCCGCACGATCTCTGTCACACTGCACACTCCTCAG ATCCACCATCCCGAGGGTCACTGTCGAGTGCCGGCTCGGCTGAGCTTCTCGCCACAG GTGGAAGTGTCTGTTCGTCTCCAGATCTCGATGGCTCGAAACTGGGGACTTCGCCACAGATCAATAGATTCTTGGCCCGTGAACCCCCAGACGGTTGTGAAAAGGTACAG GTGAACCTGAAGTCGGGCGACGGCACCCACACGGAGTCGGTGTCGGTGATGAAGCCCTCGGCGCCGGGTTTCACCCTGCGGCCCTCCGTGTGCTCGGCCTTCCAGCCTCTGCAGCCGCACCCCCCGGCCTCCGACTAG
- the LOC125054181 gene encoding protein FAM117B-like isoform X2, whose translation MSGRVRKQSDCPVGKQGPMRATLPVSSIMKPSGGFKKNTGNSPTLSPTNVWRRISPDHALSGQRSPGAVNYKGKGSSVIRRTASLDTLYQKGKWSRDYYLHAGQLQVDKSTQTDEGGGVSGRSSRGSEDDKLDRFLRSRLQRPHKPSGSGDFSAQSMSPGLWSRFSGGAVPLRAARSSVEGLNQEIERLVLCPASGTQTPHLDRLKDKVTPEGHRAPLADLLRRSVNTQTPHDLCHTAHSSDPPSRGSLSSAGSAELLATGGSVCSSPDLDGSKLGTSPQINRFLAREPPDGCEKVNLKSGDGTHTESVSVMKPSAPGFTLRPSVCSAFQPLQPHPPASD comes from the exons ATGTCGGGTCGCGTCCGAAAACAATCGGATTGCCCTGTGGGCAAGCAGGGTCCTATGAGAGCGACATTGCCGGTCTCTTCAATAATGAAACCAAGTGGCggattcaaaaaaaatactggcaACAGCCCCACTCTTTCACCCACCAATGTGTGGCGACGGATTTCCCCTGATCACGCTCTTTCCGGTCAGAGGAGCCCCGGAGCTGTCAACTATAAAG GTAAAGGATCCAGTGTAATTCGGCGCACAGCGTCCTTAGATACTTTGTATCAAAAAGGGAAATGGTCAAGAGACTACTATCTACATGCGGGGCAGTTACAAGTTGATAAATCCACTCAA ACTGATGAAGGAGGTGGTGTATCTGGAAGGTCATCAAGAGGCTCAGAAGATGATAAGCTAGATCGTTTTCTTCGTAGTCGTCTGCAGAGACCACACAAACCATCAGGATCAGGAGATTTTTCTGCACAGTCTATGAGTCCTGGACTAT GGTCCCGTTTTAGTGGTGGTGCAGTGCCCTTAAGGGCAGCTCGTTCCTCGGTGGAGGGTCTAAACCAGGAAATTGAAAGACTTGTACTTTGTCCAGCCAGCGGCACTCAGACTCCTCATCTTGATAGATTAAAGGATAAg GTGACACCTGAAGGTCACCGAGCTCCGCTGGCCGATCTCCTCCGGAGATCTGTCAACACTCAAACGCCGCACGATCTCTGTCACACTGCACACTCCTCAG ATCCACCATCCCGAGGGTCACTGTCGAGTGCCGGCTCGGCTGAGCTTCTCGCCACAG GTGGAAGTGTCTGTTCGTCTCCAGATCTCGATGGCTCGAAACTGGGGACTTCGCCACAGATCAATAGATTCTTGGCCCGTGAACCCCCAGACGGTTGTGAAAAG GTGAACCTGAAGTCGGGCGACGGCACCCACACGGAGTCGGTGTCGGTGATGAAGCCCTCGGCGCCGGGTTTCACCCTGCGGCCCTCCGTGTGCTCGGCCTTCCAGCCTCTGCAGCCGCACCCCCCGGCCTCCGACTAG
- the LOC125054181 gene encoding protein FAM117B-like isoform X3, translating into MSGRVRKQSDCPVGKQGPMRATLPVSSIMKPSGGFKKNTGNSPTLSPTNVWRRISPDHALSGQRSPGAVNYKGKGSSVIRRTASLDTLYQKGKWSRDYYLHAGQLQVDKSTQTDEGGGVSGRSSRGSEDDKLDRFLRSRLQRPHKPSGSGDFSAQSMSPGLWSRFSGGAVPLRAARSSVEGLNQEIERLVLCPASGTQTPHLDRLKDKVTPEGHRAPLADLLRRSVNTQTPHDLCHTAHSSGGSVCSSPDLDGSKLGTSPQINRFLAREPPDGCEKVQVNLKSGDGTHTESVSVMKPSAPGFTLRPSVCSAFQPLQPHPPASD; encoded by the exons ATGTCGGGTCGCGTCCGAAAACAATCGGATTGCCCTGTGGGCAAGCAGGGTCCTATGAGAGCGACATTGCCGGTCTCTTCAATAATGAAACCAAGTGGCggattcaaaaaaaatactggcaACAGCCCCACTCTTTCACCCACCAATGTGTGGCGACGGATTTCCCCTGATCACGCTCTTTCCGGTCAGAGGAGCCCCGGAGCTGTCAACTATAAAG GTAAAGGATCCAGTGTAATTCGGCGCACAGCGTCCTTAGATACTTTGTATCAAAAAGGGAAATGGTCAAGAGACTACTATCTACATGCGGGGCAGTTACAAGTTGATAAATCCACTCAA ACTGATGAAGGAGGTGGTGTATCTGGAAGGTCATCAAGAGGCTCAGAAGATGATAAGCTAGATCGTTTTCTTCGTAGTCGTCTGCAGAGACCACACAAACCATCAGGATCAGGAGATTTTTCTGCACAGTCTATGAGTCCTGGACTAT GGTCCCGTTTTAGTGGTGGTGCAGTGCCCTTAAGGGCAGCTCGTTCCTCGGTGGAGGGTCTAAACCAGGAAATTGAAAGACTTGTACTTTGTCCAGCCAGCGGCACTCAGACTCCTCATCTTGATAGATTAAAGGATAAg GTGACACCTGAAGGTCACCGAGCTCCGCTGGCCGATCTCCTCCGGAGATCTGTCAACACTCAAACGCCGCACGATCTCTGTCACACTGCACACTCCTCAG GTGGAAGTGTCTGTTCGTCTCCAGATCTCGATGGCTCGAAACTGGGGACTTCGCCACAGATCAATAGATTCTTGGCCCGTGAACCCCCAGACGGTTGTGAAAAGGTACAG GTGAACCTGAAGTCGGGCGACGGCACCCACACGGAGTCGGTGTCGGTGATGAAGCCCTCGGCGCCGGGTTTCACCCTGCGGCCCTCCGTGTGCTCGGCCTTCCAGCCTCTGCAGCCGCACCCCCCGGCCTCCGACTAG
- the LOC125054181 gene encoding protein FAM117B-like isoform X4: protein MSGRVRKQSDCPVGKQGPMRATLPVSSIMKPSGGFKKNTGNSPTLSPTNVWRRISPDHALSGQRSPGAVNYKGKGSSVIRRTASLDTLYQKGKWSRDYYLHAGQLQVDKSTQTDEGGGVSGRSSRGSEDDKLDRFLRSRLQRPHKPSGSGDFSAQSMSPGLWSRFSGGAVPLRAARSSVEGLNQEIERLVLCPASGTQTPHLDRLKDKVTPEGHRAPLADLLRRSVNTQTPHDLCHTAHSSGGSVCSSPDLDGSKLGTSPQINRFLAREPPDGCEKVNLKSGDGTHTESVSVMKPSAPGFTLRPSVCSAFQPLQPHPPASD from the exons ATGTCGGGTCGCGTCCGAAAACAATCGGATTGCCCTGTGGGCAAGCAGGGTCCTATGAGAGCGACATTGCCGGTCTCTTCAATAATGAAACCAAGTGGCggattcaaaaaaaatactggcaACAGCCCCACTCTTTCACCCACCAATGTGTGGCGACGGATTTCCCCTGATCACGCTCTTTCCGGTCAGAGGAGCCCCGGAGCTGTCAACTATAAAG GTAAAGGATCCAGTGTAATTCGGCGCACAGCGTCCTTAGATACTTTGTATCAAAAAGGGAAATGGTCAAGAGACTACTATCTACATGCGGGGCAGTTACAAGTTGATAAATCCACTCAA ACTGATGAAGGAGGTGGTGTATCTGGAAGGTCATCAAGAGGCTCAGAAGATGATAAGCTAGATCGTTTTCTTCGTAGTCGTCTGCAGAGACCACACAAACCATCAGGATCAGGAGATTTTTCTGCACAGTCTATGAGTCCTGGACTAT GGTCCCGTTTTAGTGGTGGTGCAGTGCCCTTAAGGGCAGCTCGTTCCTCGGTGGAGGGTCTAAACCAGGAAATTGAAAGACTTGTACTTTGTCCAGCCAGCGGCACTCAGACTCCTCATCTTGATAGATTAAAGGATAAg GTGACACCTGAAGGTCACCGAGCTCCGCTGGCCGATCTCCTCCGGAGATCTGTCAACACTCAAACGCCGCACGATCTCTGTCACACTGCACACTCCTCAG GTGGAAGTGTCTGTTCGTCTCCAGATCTCGATGGCTCGAAACTGGGGACTTCGCCACAGATCAATAGATTCTTGGCCCGTGAACCCCCAGACGGTTGTGAAAAG GTGAACCTGAAGTCGGGCGACGGCACCCACACGGAGTCGGTGTCGGTGATGAAGCCCTCGGCGCCGGGTTTCACCCTGCGGCCCTCCGTGTGCTCGGCCTTCCAGCCTCTGCAGCCGCACCCCCCGGCCTCCGACTAG
- the LOC125054181 gene encoding protein FAM117B-like isoform X5, which yields MEFWYLSKGSSVIRRTASLDTLYQKGKWSRDYYLHAGQLQVDKSTQTDEGGGVSGRSSRGSEDDKLDRFLRSRLQRPHKPSGSGDFSAQSMSPGLWSRFSGGAVPLRAARSSVEGLNQEIERLVLCPASGTQTPHLDRLKDKVTPEGHRAPLADLLRRSVNTQTPHDLCHTAHSSDPPSRGSLSSAGSAELLATGGSVCSSPDLDGSKLGTSPQINRFLAREPPDGCEKVQVNLKSGDGTHTESVSVMKPSAPGFTLRPSVCSAFQPLQPHPPASD from the exons ATGGAGTTCTGGTATCTTA GTAAAGGATCCAGTGTAATTCGGCGCACAGCGTCCTTAGATACTTTGTATCAAAAAGGGAAATGGTCAAGAGACTACTATCTACATGCGGGGCAGTTACAAGTTGATAAATCCACTCAA ACTGATGAAGGAGGTGGTGTATCTGGAAGGTCATCAAGAGGCTCAGAAGATGATAAGCTAGATCGTTTTCTTCGTAGTCGTCTGCAGAGACCACACAAACCATCAGGATCAGGAGATTTTTCTGCACAGTCTATGAGTCCTGGACTAT GGTCCCGTTTTAGTGGTGGTGCAGTGCCCTTAAGGGCAGCTCGTTCCTCGGTGGAGGGTCTAAACCAGGAAATTGAAAGACTTGTACTTTGTCCAGCCAGCGGCACTCAGACTCCTCATCTTGATAGATTAAAGGATAAg GTGACACCTGAAGGTCACCGAGCTCCGCTGGCCGATCTCCTCCGGAGATCTGTCAACACTCAAACGCCGCACGATCTCTGTCACACTGCACACTCCTCAG ATCCACCATCCCGAGGGTCACTGTCGAGTGCCGGCTCGGCTGAGCTTCTCGCCACAG GTGGAAGTGTCTGTTCGTCTCCAGATCTCGATGGCTCGAAACTGGGGACTTCGCCACAGATCAATAGATTCTTGGCCCGTGAACCCCCAGACGGTTGTGAAAAGGTACAG GTGAACCTGAAGTCGGGCGACGGCACCCACACGGAGTCGGTGTCGGTGATGAAGCCCTCGGCGCCGGGTTTCACCCTGCGGCCCTCCGTGTGCTCGGCCTTCCAGCCTCTGCAGCCGCACCCCCCGGCCTCCGACTAG